A genomic region of Glycine max cultivar Williams 82 chromosome 15, Glycine_max_v4.0, whole genome shotgun sequence contains the following coding sequences:
- the LOC100776617 gene encoding heavy metal-associated isoprenylated plant protein 47 isoform X2, with the protein MKQKIVMKVHMNCQKCRTKALKVVAAASGVNFVGLEGEEKDKLVVIGDEVDPVKLTNSLRKKVGHTDIISLAEVKV; encoded by the exons ATGAAG CAAAAGATTGTGATGAAGGTGCACATGAATTGCCAAAAGTGCCGCACGAAGGCACTCAAGGTTGTTGCTGCAGCAAGTG GTGTGAATTTTGTGGGGTTagagggagaagagaaagaCAAGTTGGTGGTGATTGGAGATGAAGTTGATCCTGTTAAGTTAACAAATTCTTTGAGGAAAAAGGTTGGACACACCGATATCATAAGCTTAGCAGAGGTCAAG GTGTAA
- the LOC100776617 gene encoding heavy metal-associated isoprenylated plant protein 47 isoform X1 has product MKQKIVMKVHMNCQKCRTKALKVVAAASGVNFVGLEGEEKDKLVVIGDEVDPVKLTNSLRKKVGHTDIISLAEVKAS; this is encoded by the exons ATGAAG CAAAAGATTGTGATGAAGGTGCACATGAATTGCCAAAAGTGCCGCACGAAGGCACTCAAGGTTGTTGCTGCAGCAAGTG GTGTGAATTTTGTGGGGTTagagggagaagagaaagaCAAGTTGGTGGTGATTGGAGATGAAGTTGATCCTGTTAAGTTAACAAATTCTTTGAGGAAAAAGGTTGGACACACCGATATCATAAGCTTAGCAGAGGTCAAGGCAAGTTAG